The Vicia villosa cultivar HV-30 ecotype Madison, WI linkage group LG1, Vvil1.0, whole genome shotgun sequence genome includes a region encoding these proteins:
- the LOC131629743 gene encoding mediator of RNA polymerase II transcription subunit 20a-like — protein MPVRWILHWQPTQGSVVNSHILNEISQCVDTFSGVKEGRWKSTLTFYRANVRDQSMSAEFPRDFLGISLMEQPDKYYFIIRSHKLVVEAESSILTIMEKLQSYKSKVALNFEGLQYKLGDFQLRLIKVVPNQAENLRGILMEIEYLPISSIEIAKPILEEFIDIWRQVLSKKSLPGQFMRAEPVFAEYGLSDTYSFQHTAVQYAAALAQLIASVQSGGQLRS, from the exons ATGCCCGTCCGATG GATTCTTCACTGGCAACCAACCCAAGGATCGGTAGTAAACAGCCACATACTGAACGAAATCTCACAGTGCGTCGACACTTTCAGCGGCGTCAAAGAAGGAAGATGGAAATCTACTCTCACTTTCTACAGAGCCAATGTACGAGACCAGTCAATGAGTGCTGAATTCCCTCGCGATTTTCTCGGAATTTCGCTCATGGAACAGCCTGATAAATATTACTTCATTATTCGCAGTCATAAGCTTGTTGTTGAGGCTGAGTCTTCAATTCTGACTATCATGGAGAAACTTCAGTCTTATAAATCTAAAGTTGCTCTTAATTTTGAG GGTTTGCAGTATAAACTGGGTGACTTTCAGTTGAGACTGATTAAGGTTGTTCCTAAtcaagctgaaaatctcagaggCATTTTAATGGAG ATTGAGTATCTTCCTATTTCTTCAATTGAAATAGCCAAGCCAATTCTTGAAGAGTTCATTGACATATGGCGACAAGTGCTGTCGAAAAAATCATTACCCGGTCAATTCATGCGAGCAGAACCAGTATTTGCGGAATATGGGCTCTCAGACACTTACAGTTTTCAACACACAGCTGTTCAGTATGCTGCTGCATTGGCCCAATTAATTGCATCAGTTCAGTCAGGAGGGCAGTTAAGGAGTTAA